One window of Fusobacterium polymorphum genomic DNA carries:
- a CDS encoding ribonuclease HII has translation MDNPLYLYDLEYKNVIGVDEAGRGPLAGPVVAAAVILKEYTEELNEINDSKKLTEKKREKLYDIIMKNFDVAVGISTVEEIDKLNILNADFLAMRRALNDLKNIKNEKEYTVLVDGNLKIKEYVGKQFPIVKGDAKSLSIAAASIIAKVTRDRFMKDLASIYPDYCFEKHKGYGTKAHIEVIKDKGAIEGVHRKVFLRKILDKPKEEQLTILR, from the coding sequence ATGGATAATCCATTATATCTTTATGATTTAGAGTATAAAAATGTTATAGGTGTAGATGAGGCAGGTAGAGGTCCTCTTGCAGGTCCTGTTGTTGCAGCAGCTGTAATATTAAAAGAATATACAGAAGAATTAAATGAAATAAATGATTCTAAAAAATTGACTGAGAAAAAAAGAGAAAAATTATATGATATAATAATGAAAAATTTTGATGTGGCAGTTGGAATTTCAACAGTTGAAGAAATAGATAAATTAAATATTTTAAATGCTGATTTTTTAGCAATGAGAAGGGCATTAAATGATTTAAAAAATATAAAAAATGAGAAGGAATATACTGTTTTAGTTGATGGAAATTTAAAGATAAAAGAGTATGTAGGAAAGCAGTTTCCAATAGTTAAGGGAGATGCTAAAAGTCTTAGTATTGCAGCAGCTTCTATAATAGCTAAGGTTACAAGAGACAGATTTATGAAAGATTTAGCGTCCATCTATCCTGATTATTGCTTTGAGAAACATAAGGGCTATGGAACAAAAGCTCATATAGAGGTAATAAAAGATAAAGGAGCTATTGAAGGAGTACATAGAAAGGTCTTTTTAAGAAAAATATTGGATAAACCAAAAGAAGAACAATTAACAATACTTAGATAA
- a CDS encoding ComF family protein — MLKLKEAIRKSLRFLLFDNTCSYCHKRLDREGYICSKCLEKLKKEAFLKNKENFYYVYIYEEAIRQIISDYKLRNRKDLARDIAFLIKKPIFQLIEREKIDIIIPVPISEERKLERGFNQMENLLECLGIKYKKIERIKNTKHMYALKDNEKREKNVEKAFKNSLNLEDKNVLIVDDIVTSGATINSISEELRKDNENINIKVFSIAIARHFIME, encoded by the coding sequence ATGCTGAAGTTGAAGGAAGCTATTAGGAAAAGTTTAAGATTTTTACTTTTTGATAATACTTGTTCATACTGTCATAAGAGGCTTGATAGAGAAGGATATATTTGTTCTAAATGTTTAGAAAAATTAAAAAAAGAAGCCTTTTTAAAGAATAAAGAAAATTTTTACTATGTTTATATCTATGAAGAAGCAATTAGACAGATTATTTCTGATTATAAGTTAAGAAATAGAAAAGATTTAGCAAGAGATATAGCTTTTTTAATTAAGAAACCTATTTTTCAGTTGATAGAAAGAGAAAAAATTGATATTATAATACCAGTTCCTATAAGTGAGGAAAGGAAATTAGAAAGAGGTTTTAATCAAATGGAAAATCTCTTAGAATGTTTAGGTATAAAGTATAAAAAGATTGAGAGAATAAAGAATACAAAACATATGTATGCTTTGAAAGATAATGAAAAAAGAGAAAAAAATGTAGAAAAAGCCTTTAAAAATAGTTTAAATTTAGAAGATAAAAATGTCTTAATAGTGGATGATATTGTGACAAGTGGAGCAACAATTAATTCTATAAGTGAAGAGCTTAGAAAAGATAATGAAAATATTAATATAAAAGTCTTTTCAATAGCAATAGCAAGACATTTCATTATGGAGTAA
- a CDS encoding zinc ribbon domain-containing protein: MKLAFSCPKCRCRNYEEKSIILPEKKKNFIKIELNTYYAKTCLNCGYTEFYSAKIVDDETAKEKCKTDAEVEGSY, from the coding sequence ATGAAATTGGCTTTTAGTTGTCCTAAATGTAGATGTAGAAACTATGAGGAAAAGAGCATTATCTTGCCAGAGAAAAAGAAAAATTTTATAAAAATAGAGCTTAATACTTATTATGCGAAAACTTGTTTAAATTGTGGATATACAGAATTTTATTCAGCAAAAATTGTAGATGATGAAACTGCAAAGGAGAAATGTAAGACTGATGCTGAAGTTGAAGGAAGCTATTAG
- a CDS encoding YraN family protein: protein MNTREIGNKYEDKSVETLVREAYKILERNYQNRFGEIDIIAEKNKEIVFIEVKYRKTNKFGYGYEAVDRRKIMKILKLANYYIQSKKYQDYKIRFDCMSYLGDELDWIKDIVWGDEIGF from the coding sequence TTGAATACAAGAGAAATAGGAAATAAGTATGAAGATAAAAGTGTTGAAACTTTAGTAAGAGAAGCTTATAAAATACTTGAAAGAAATTATCAAAATAGATTTGGTGAAATTGATATAATTGCAGAAAAGAACAAAGAAATAGTATTCATTGAAGTAAAATATAGAAAAACAAATAAATTTGGTTATGGTTATGAGGCAGTAGATAGAAGAAAAATTATGAAAATTTTAAAACTAGCTAATTACTATATACAGTCTAAAAAGTATCAGGACTATAAAATAAGGTTCGATTGTATGAGTTATTTGGGTGATGAGTTAGATTGGATAAAGGATATTGTGTGGGGTGATGAAATTGGCTTTTAG